From one Mytilus trossulus isolate FHL-02 chromosome 10, PNRI_Mtr1.1.1.hap1, whole genome shotgun sequence genomic stretch:
- the LOC134687238 gene encoding uncharacterized protein LOC134687238, which translates to MQKTTVYSIKERDGISRIPLIHMSYIMQLLLPRRHLGPEKGKVLTGCPPKMLLSSKVVPVGSKAEGYGIPGAIRFTGDHHVEFFSDIDVMIEIEGFQAGMSEFKEDGTKHSVFIETNQTHPGYGRVRISDPEVRDNPLIFHDEETNKDYISSYMLMKEQYDQVNDDPDDAFMYSRQGPAISSEDCHQPLLERAKDGNILYHPTDKVFSIPCETWPDVAEEWIQRKRHNGWLTSDTIKEIIACGCHMVPVSHRHSSHPEIEWRLSFAKAEQLLAEKAVTSSQRQCLIYLKILRLQLNMKKLSSYCLKNVFLHCCDELHTTAWDNDPAGCVIYMIDILIECINRRYLPCYFLPQNNLIYQLEDQDFDEIMSFLRKIRNDPLSPILDFTDEKVLILSTEDCISYNRKFRDIVQPVMNEILSESHPTTKQSIFGCFLDVQCIVASAMLTEKKRIPFFYHLDFYQLFVEKYFQTPFPELIRLIGNKLKSTFLMLLFYEKEDIDFPDFENRGFMACMCFRLARTCDEQWGAKLSLSQAERMFKEVLRKSGVYHPSTIEYSNLLCYTQEWDEVINLLLNFIESDEKQITKMKNTYFKDESPMLNEQIKKEVLYSGYFEANSRAFAYYFLIKAYLKLKSTKVTQVLDEFLTYCHFTASYGNFELLGYSGEDCGNYSLAEKAFTKAKELTQNKSLAENNVASCHRCYLA; encoded by the coding sequence ATGCAGAAAACAACTGTTTATTCTATAAAGGAAAGGGATGGCATTTCCAGAATACCTCTCATTCATATGTCCTATATTATGCAACTACTTCTACCTCGCCGGCATCTTGGACCGGAAAAAGGAAAAGTTCTCACAGGATGTCCGCCTAAAATGCTACTCAGTTCAAAGGTAGTTCCAGTTGGGAGTAAAGCAGAAGGTTACGGAATACCGGGCGCAATTAGATTTACCGGAGATCATCACGTCGAATTTTTTTCTGACATCGATGTAATGATAGAAATAGAAGGATTTCAAGCAGGAATGAGTGAATTTAAGGAAGATGGCACAAAGCATTCCGTATTCATCGAGACTAATCAAACGCACCCTGGTTATGGAAGGGTTCGAATAAGTGATCCAGAAGTTAGGGATAATCCACTTATCTTTCATGACGAAGAAACAAACAAAGATTATATAAGTTCATATATGCTAATGAAAGAACAATACGATCAAGTAAATGATGACCCAGATGATGCTTTCATGTATTCAAGACAAGGTCCAGCCATATCATCGGAAGATTGTCACCAACCTCTTCTCGAACGGGCAAAAGATGGTAACATTTTATATCATCCAACTGATAAAGTGTTTTCTATACCTTGCGAGACATGGCCGGATGTTGCTGAAGAATGGATACAACGAAAGCGCCACAATGGCTGGTTAACTTCTGATACTATTAAAGAAATTATTGCTTGTGGTTGTCACATGGTCCCAGTTTCACATCGTCACAGCTCTCACCCCGAAATAGAATGGAGATTATCATTTGCTAAAGCTGAGCAGCTCCTTGCGGAAAAAGCTGTTACTTCAAGCCAGAGACAGTGCCTTATTTACTTGAAGATACTACGGTTACAACTGAACATGAAAAAACTATCATCTTATTGTCTTAAAAACGTATTTTTACATTGCTGTGATGAATTGCATACGACTGCTTGGGATAACGACCCAGCTGGTTGTGTAATTTATATGATAGATATTTTGATTGAATGTATAAATCGAAGGTATTTACCTTGCTACTTCTTACCTCAAAATAATCTAATATACCAATTGGAAGACCAGGATTTTGACGAGATTATGTCTTTTCTGAGAAAGATTCGAAACGATCCTTTGTCTCCGATTTTAGATTTTACCGACGAAAAAGTGTtgatactctcaacagaagactgtatAAGTTATAACAGGAAATTCCGTGATATTGTTCAACCTGTCATGAATGAAATTTTATCTGAATCCCATCCTACGACGAAACAGTCGATTTTTGGTTGCTTTTTAGATGTTCAGTGTATTGTAGCATCAGCTATGCTGACTGAAAAAAAGCGTAtaccatttttttatcatttagatTTCTATCAACTCTTTGttgagaaatattttcaaacgcCATTTCCTGAATTAATCAGACTCATAGGCAACAAACTGAAGTCTACATTTCTAATGTTGCTGTTTTATGAGAAAGAGGACATTGATTTTCCAGATTTTGAAAACCGAGGTTTTATGGCTTGCATGTGCTTCCGACTTGCAAGAACATGTGATGAACAGTGGGGAGCAAAATTGAGTTTAAGTCAAGCAGAAAGGATGTTCAAAGAAGTTTTACGTAAAAGTGGAGTGTACCACCCAAGCACTATTGAGTATTCAAATCTCCTTTGTTATACGCAGGAATGGGATGAAGtcataaatttacttttaaacttCATAGAATCcgatgaaaaacaaataacaaagatGAAAAACACTTATTTCAAGGACGAATCTCCAATGttaaatgaacaaattaaaaaggAAGTTTTATATTCTGGTTATTTCGAGGCAAATTCCCGGGCCTTTGCATATTACTTTTTGATTAAAGCATATTTAAAGCTTAAATCAACCAAAGTTACACAAGTTCTGGACGAATTCTTGACATATTGTCATTTTACAGCAAGCTATGGAAATTTCGAACTTCTAGGCTATAGTGGAGAAGATTGCGGAAACTATTCTCTTGCCGAAAAGGCATTCACAAAGGCTAAAGaattaacacaaaataaatcattaGCAGAAAATAACGTTGCTTCATGTCACAGGTGTTATCTAGCGTAA